The following are encoded together in the Macrobrachium nipponense isolate FS-2020 chromosome 14, ASM1510439v2, whole genome shotgun sequence genome:
- the LOC135226593 gene encoding uncharacterized protein LOC135226593 isoform X2, with product MKDPLLCFCTFISEALAGPLLGPDVMSFGSLSPLTVWQGAAFPIIPTLPLHTGLPAPRGTVFEGPDPGLNAAIITVPRESCPNGYRRDINDVCRLKFSYGPNPFFSFTPENFKGDVQFYMGLQVGQSRQPRRRGRGRGRPRPPAVQVPSVPPPQTTPVDDDDD from the exons ATGAAAGACCCTT tactttgCTTTTGCACCTTCATCAGTGAAGCACTAGCCGGACCCTTACTGGGGCCAGATGTAATGAGTTTTGGCTCACTGTCTCCCCTGACAGTATGGCAAGGGGCAGCCTTCCCTATAATACCAACATTACCTTTGCACACTGGATTACCAGCACCAAGGGGGACAGTATTCGAAGGCCCCGATCCAGGTCTTAATGCTGCCATCATAA CTGTACCTAGAGAATCATGTCCCAATGGGTACCGCAGAGACATAAATGATGTCTGTCGTCTGAAATTCAGCTACGGACCAAATCCTTTCTTTTCGTTTACACCTGAAAACTTCAAAGGAGATGTGCAGTTCTACATGGGACTTCAG GTGGGTCAATCTCGACAGCCCAGacggagaggaagaggaagaggccgCCCACGACCACCTGCTGTGCAAGTGCCTTCAGTTCCACCACCACAAACAACTCCAGTAGACGACGATGACGACTAA
- the LOC135226593 gene encoding uncharacterized protein LOC135226593 isoform X1, which translates to MRTLAEGIFSKVLCFCTFISEALAGPLLGPDVMSFGSLSPLTVWQGAAFPIIPTLPLHTGLPAPRGTVFEGPDPGLNAAIITVPRESCPNGYRRDINDVCRLKFSYGPNPFFSFTPENFKGDVQFYMGLQVGQSRQPRRRGRGRGRPRPPAVQVPSVPPPQTTPVDDDDD; encoded by the exons ATGAGGACCTTAGCCGAAGGAATCTTTTCTAAAG tactttgCTTTTGCACCTTCATCAGTGAAGCACTAGCCGGACCCTTACTGGGGCCAGATGTAATGAGTTTTGGCTCACTGTCTCCCCTGACAGTATGGCAAGGGGCAGCCTTCCCTATAATACCAACATTACCTTTGCACACTGGATTACCAGCACCAAGGGGGACAGTATTCGAAGGCCCCGATCCAGGTCTTAATGCTGCCATCATAA CTGTACCTAGAGAATCATGTCCCAATGGGTACCGCAGAGACATAAATGATGTCTGTCGTCTGAAATTCAGCTACGGACCAAATCCTTTCTTTTCGTTTACACCTGAAAACTTCAAAGGAGATGTGCAGTTCTACATGGGACTTCAG GTGGGTCAATCTCGACAGCCCAGacggagaggaagaggaagaggccgCCCACGACCACCTGCTGTGCAAGTGCCTTCAGTTCCACCACCACAAACAACTCCAGTAGACGACGATGACGACTAA